Proteins encoded within one genomic window of Triticum aestivum cultivar Chinese Spring chromosome 2D, IWGSC CS RefSeq v2.1, whole genome shotgun sequence:
- the LOC123053363 gene encoding mitogen-activated protein kinase kinase kinase 3 isoform X2 has product MPVPGWFRGKLRSRSKPKPGAASVSSAASSPSRKSVDLDYPSPSPSPTPRAREKARSLDSPAARHVRGGAEFQYKLPVPVITPDPLCEEATDVAGCSSASGSSVCSSPDDAPDHHVSRSMDPIAFAKGRDMASDTAMILNEDKHFMSCSMPREHHKFFEAPVSNMRALHVHNNDDPSTSEASCSRGRMLTEDIFGPRTRSPSPGRKAHAFAVNNVHSKEFGFSPRSPLKMSEGLRSPPHPLPLPPAPGACSPLPPSPSACSPLPPSSTACSPLPTSPTACSQSKSQWKKGKLLGSGTFGQVYLGFNSENGQFCAIKEVQVISDDPHSKERLKQLNQEIDMLKKASHPNVVQYYDSDMTDDTLSIYLEYVSGGSIHKLLREYGPFKEPVIRSYTCQILAGLAYLHAKNTVHRDIKGANILVGPNGDVKLADFGMAKHISSFAEIRSFKGSPYWMAPEVIMNSKGYNLAVDIWSLGCTIIEMATARPPWHQYEGVAAIFKIANSKDTPEIPDIFSEDGRSFLKLCLKRNPASRATASRLMDHPFVQDHPAVRAAKDSALRNAFSAPADVKHTMSNRELPSRRSITPLRDIGVSARDFTGFSTTVPSPRTSSPIPVRTNMSLPVSPCSSPLRQFKQSNWSCLPSPPHPMLSSGAAAYNSSSYALNQAQRMPDPWQDGSLKLQSPYGSPKRF; this is encoded by the exons ATGCCCGTGCCAGGCTGGTTTCGCGGCAAATTGAGGTCCAGGTCCAAGCCCAAGCCCGGCGCCGCGTCcgtctcctccgccgcctcctccccctcgcgcaAGTCCGTCGACCTCGActacccgtccccgtccccgtccccgacCCCCCGGGCGCGGGAGAAGGCCCGCAGCCTCGACTCGCCGGCCGCGCGCCATGTCCGGGGCGGCGCCGAGTTCCAGTACAAGCTCCCGGTGCCCGTGATTACCCCGGACCCACTATGCGAGGAGGCCACGGATGTGGCGGGCTGCTCCTCGGCCTCGGGCTCCAGCGTGTGCTCTTCGCCGGATGACGCGCCGGATCACCACGTGTCTAG GTCCATGGATCCAATTGCTTTTGCCAAGGGAAGAGATATGGCATCTGACACAGCTATGATCTTAAATGAAGACAAACACTTCATGTCATGTAGTATGCCACGGGAGCATCACAAGTTCTTTGAGGCGCCTGTTTCTAACATGAGGGCTCTTCATGTGCATAATAACGATGATCCTTCAACTAGCGAAGCCAGTTGTTCACGTGGCAGAATGTTGACTGAAGATATATTTGGTCCAAGAACGAGAAGCCCATCCCCTGGCCGAAAAGCCCATGCCTTTGCTGTGAATAATGTACATTCAAAAGAATTCGGGTTTAGCCCCAGGTCACCATTGAAAATGAGTGAGGGTTTGAGAAGCCCGCCTCATCCCTTGCCTCTTCCTCCAGCTCCCGGTGCTTGCTCACCTCTACCTCCATCTCCCAGTGCTTGTTCACCTCTTCCTCCATCTTCCACTGCTTGCTCGCCTCTTCCTACATCTCCCACTGCTTGCTCACAGTCCAAATCACAGTGGAAAAAAGGGAAATTATTAGGGAGTGGAACATTTGGCCAGGTTTACCTTGGATTTAACAG TGAAAATGGGCAGTTTTGCGCGATTAAGGAAGTACAAGTAATTTCAGATGATCCACATTCGAAAGAACGACTCAAGCAACTGAATCAG GAAATAGACATGCTTAAGAAAGCATCGCACCCGAACGTTGTGCAATACTATGATAGTGATATG ACTGATGATACCCTTTCAATTTATCTTGAGTATGTTTCTGGGGGCTCAATTCATAAGTTACTTAGGGAGTATGGCCCTTTTAAGGAACCTGTGATTCGCAGTTATACTTGTCAAATTCTCGCTGGTCTTGCGTATTTGCATGCGAAGAACACTGTCCACAG AGATATTAAAGGAGCAAACATACTTGTTGGCCCTAATGGTGATGTTAAACTTGCCGACTTTGGCATGGCTAAGCAT ATATCATCTTTTGCTGAAATACGCTCTTTCAAAGGAAGTCCTTACTGGATGGCTCCTGAG GTTATTATGAACAGTAAAGGTTACAATCTAGCTGTTGACATTTGGAGTTTGGGATGTACAATTATTGAGATGGCAACGGCAAGACCTCCTTGGCACCAGTATGAAGGG GTAGCTGCAATATTTAAGATTGCAAACAGTAAAGATACACCTGAAATCCCAGATATTTTTTCTGAGGATGGGAGAAGTTTCTTGAAACTATGCTTAAAACGTAATCCAGCATCTCGCGCCACCGCAAGTCGGTTGATGGACCATCCTTTTGTTCAGGACCATCCAGCAGTAAGAGCAGCAAAAGACAGTGCATTGAGAAATGCATTTTCTGCTCCAGCAGATGTGAAGCATACAATG TCTAACAGGGAGTTGCCATCACGAAGAAGTATTACTCCCCTAAGGGATATAGGTGTGAGTGCGCGAGATTTTACCGGATTTTCTACAACTGTCCCTTCACCCCGTACCTCGAG CCCTATTCCTGTGCGAACAAACATGTCTCTACCGGTGTCCCCCTGCTCAAGCCCACTGAGGCAATTTAAGCAGTCCAACTGGAGCTGCTTGCCGTCTCCGCCCCACCCAATGCTCTCGTCTGGTGCTGCGGCTTACAATTCATCAAGCTACGCACTGAATCAGGCACAACGAATGCCGGATCCCTGGCAGGATGGCTCCTTGAAACTCCAAAGCCCTTACGGTTCTCCAAAAAGGTTCTAA
- the LOC123049398 gene encoding U-box domain-containing protein 26 produces MSVPHLFRCPISLDIFTDPVTLCTGQTYDRQCIERWLADGHRTCPVTMQALGDADTTVLVPNRTLRHLIERWLSAATDHSLPESADDDPSLAALKRCLQSDATSAAAKIGALKKVLALASESDVGRACMLQLGFLCVLLPLVFHAAPTAPAQRHAEAEELALQCALSLMPSNAAAPQLDCLNMLKKEDNLASFVRLLGRGSGRAKAGLCRLLETVATAAATRDLALVVAASPRVWQALLPLLQQHAGPAPDARASEAAVRAIAAVCAAEPARGSAIHHGAVGALFRHLSWWAYGKGGGAVSSALAAVEALAETEAGRRAVARAPGATRILVRHVFMMSSSNDGSEHAAAALLAVCRESRAARSEAVGAGVVTQLLLLLQSQCGARAKAKARALLKLLKSR; encoded by the coding sequence ATGAGCGTACCGCACCTGTTCCGGTGTCCGATCAGCCTGGACATCTTCACGGACCCGGTGACGCTCTGCACGGGGCAGACGTACGACCGTCAATGCATCGAGCGGTGGCTCGCTGACGGCCACCGCACCTGCCCCGTCACAATGCAGGCCCTCGGCGACGCCGACACCACCGTGCTCGTGCCCAACCGCACCCTGCGCCACCTCATCGAGCGCTGGCTCTCCGCCGCCACCGACCACAGCCTCCCGGAGTCGGCGGACGACGATCCATCGCTTGCGGCGCTCAAGCGGTGCCTCCAGTCcgacgccacctccgccgccgccaagATCGGCGCGCTCAAGAAGGTCTTGGCGCTGGCGTCCGAGTCCGACGTCGGCCGCGCGTGCATGCTGCAGCTGGGGTTCCTCTGCGTGCTCCTGCCGCTCGTCTTCCACGCCGCGCCGACCGCGCCAGCGCAGCGCCACGCGGAGGCGGAGGAGCTCGCGCTGCAGTGCGCGCTCAGCCTCATGCCGTCGAACGCCGCCGCGCCGCAGCTGGACTGCCTCAACATGCTCAAGAAGGAGGACAACCTGGCGTCCTTCGTCCGGCTGCTGGGGCGAGGCAGCGGCCGGGCCAAGGCAGGCCTGTGCCGCCTCCTGGAGACCGTCGCCACGGCCGCGGCGACGCGGGACCTGGCGCTCGTCGTGGCCGCCTCGCCGCGCGTGTGGCAGGCGCTCCTGCCGCTCCTGCAGCAGCACGCCGGCCCGGCCCCCGACGCGCGCGCCTCGGAGGCTGCGGTGCGCGCGATCGCTGCGGTCTGCGCGGCCGAGCCGGCGCGTGGCAGCGCCATCCACCACGGCGCGGTCGGCGCGCTCTTCAGGCACCTGTCGTGGTGGGCGTACGGCAAGGGCGGCGGGGCCGTGTCCAGCGcgctggcggcggtggaggcgcTGGCGGAGACGGAGGCCGGCCGGAGGGCGGTGGCGCGCGCGCCCGGCGCAACGCGGATTCTCGTGAGGCACGTGTTCATGATGTCATCGAGCAACGACGGGAGCGAgcacgcggcggcggcgctgcTAGCCGTGTGCAGGGAGTCGCGGGCGGCGCGGAGCGAGGCGGTGGGCGCCGGGGTGGTGacgcagctgctgctgctgcttcagaGCCAGTGCGGCGCCAGGGCTAAGGCCAAGGCGAGGGCGCTGCTGAAGCTGCTCAAATCCAGGTGA
- the LOC123053363 gene encoding mitogen-activated protein kinase kinase kinase 3 isoform X1 has translation MPVPGWFRGKLRSRSKPKPGAASVSSAASSPSRKSVDLDYPSPSPSPTPRAREKARSLDSPAARHVRGGAEFQYKLPVPVITPDPLCEEATDVAGCSSASGSSVCSSPDDAPDHHVSRSMDPIAFAKGRDMASDTAMILNEDKHFMSCSMPREHHKFFEAPVSNMRALHVHNNDDPSTSEASCSRGRMLTEDIFGPRTRSPSPGRKAHAFAVNNVHSKEFGFSPRSPLKMSEGLRSPPHPLPLPPAPGACSPLPPSPSACSPLPPSSTACSPLPTSPTACSQSKSQWKKGKLLGSGTFGQVYLGFNSENGQFCAIKEVQVISDDPHSKERLKQLNQEIDMLKKASHPNVVQYYDSDMTDDTLSIYLEYVSGGSIHKLLREYGPFKEPVIRSYTCQILAGLAYLHAKNTVHRDIKGANILVGPNGDVKLADFGMAKHISSFAEIRSFKGSPYWMAPEVIMNSKGYNLAVDIWSLGCTIIEMATARPPWHQYEGVAAIFKIANSKDTPEIPDIFSEDGRSFLKLCLKRNPASRATASRLMDHPFVQDHPAVRAAKDSALRNAFSAPADVKHTMSNRELPSRRSITPLRDIGVSARDFTGFSTTVPSPRTSSSPIPVRTNMSLPVSPCSSPLRQFKQSNWSCLPSPPHPMLSSGAAAYNSSSYALNQAQRMPDPWQDGSLKLQSPYGSPKRF, from the exons ATGCCCGTGCCAGGCTGGTTTCGCGGCAAATTGAGGTCCAGGTCCAAGCCCAAGCCCGGCGCCGCGTCcgtctcctccgccgcctcctccccctcgcgcaAGTCCGTCGACCTCGActacccgtccccgtccccgtccccgacCCCCCGGGCGCGGGAGAAGGCCCGCAGCCTCGACTCGCCGGCCGCGCGCCATGTCCGGGGCGGCGCCGAGTTCCAGTACAAGCTCCCGGTGCCCGTGATTACCCCGGACCCACTATGCGAGGAGGCCACGGATGTGGCGGGCTGCTCCTCGGCCTCGGGCTCCAGCGTGTGCTCTTCGCCGGATGACGCGCCGGATCACCACGTGTCTAG GTCCATGGATCCAATTGCTTTTGCCAAGGGAAGAGATATGGCATCTGACACAGCTATGATCTTAAATGAAGACAAACACTTCATGTCATGTAGTATGCCACGGGAGCATCACAAGTTCTTTGAGGCGCCTGTTTCTAACATGAGGGCTCTTCATGTGCATAATAACGATGATCCTTCAACTAGCGAAGCCAGTTGTTCACGTGGCAGAATGTTGACTGAAGATATATTTGGTCCAAGAACGAGAAGCCCATCCCCTGGCCGAAAAGCCCATGCCTTTGCTGTGAATAATGTACATTCAAAAGAATTCGGGTTTAGCCCCAGGTCACCATTGAAAATGAGTGAGGGTTTGAGAAGCCCGCCTCATCCCTTGCCTCTTCCTCCAGCTCCCGGTGCTTGCTCACCTCTACCTCCATCTCCCAGTGCTTGTTCACCTCTTCCTCCATCTTCCACTGCTTGCTCGCCTCTTCCTACATCTCCCACTGCTTGCTCACAGTCCAAATCACAGTGGAAAAAAGGGAAATTATTAGGGAGTGGAACATTTGGCCAGGTTTACCTTGGATTTAACAG TGAAAATGGGCAGTTTTGCGCGATTAAGGAAGTACAAGTAATTTCAGATGATCCACATTCGAAAGAACGACTCAAGCAACTGAATCAG GAAATAGACATGCTTAAGAAAGCATCGCACCCGAACGTTGTGCAATACTATGATAGTGATATG ACTGATGATACCCTTTCAATTTATCTTGAGTATGTTTCTGGGGGCTCAATTCATAAGTTACTTAGGGAGTATGGCCCTTTTAAGGAACCTGTGATTCGCAGTTATACTTGTCAAATTCTCGCTGGTCTTGCGTATTTGCATGCGAAGAACACTGTCCACAG AGATATTAAAGGAGCAAACATACTTGTTGGCCCTAATGGTGATGTTAAACTTGCCGACTTTGGCATGGCTAAGCAT ATATCATCTTTTGCTGAAATACGCTCTTTCAAAGGAAGTCCTTACTGGATGGCTCCTGAG GTTATTATGAACAGTAAAGGTTACAATCTAGCTGTTGACATTTGGAGTTTGGGATGTACAATTATTGAGATGGCAACGGCAAGACCTCCTTGGCACCAGTATGAAGGG GTAGCTGCAATATTTAAGATTGCAAACAGTAAAGATACACCTGAAATCCCAGATATTTTTTCTGAGGATGGGAGAAGTTTCTTGAAACTATGCTTAAAACGTAATCCAGCATCTCGCGCCACCGCAAGTCGGTTGATGGACCATCCTTTTGTTCAGGACCATCCAGCAGTAAGAGCAGCAAAAGACAGTGCATTGAGAAATGCATTTTCTGCTCCAGCAGATGTGAAGCATACAATG TCTAACAGGGAGTTGCCATCACGAAGAAGTATTACTCCCCTAAGGGATATAGGTGTGAGTGCGCGAGATTTTACCGGATTTTCTACAACTGTCCCTTCACCCCGTACCTCGAG CAGCCCTATTCCTGTGCGAACAAACATGTCTCTACCGGTGTCCCCCTGCTCAAGCCCACTGAGGCAATTTAAGCAGTCCAACTGGAGCTGCTTGCCGTCTCCGCCCCACCCAATGCTCTCGTCTGGTGCTGCGGCTTACAATTCATCAAGCTACGCACTGAATCAGGCACAACGAATGCCGGATCCCTGGCAGGATGGCTCCTTGAAACTCCAAAGCCCTTACGGTTCTCCAAAAAGGTTCTAA